In one window of Mytilus galloprovincialis chromosome 6, xbMytGall1.hap1.1, whole genome shotgun sequence DNA:
- the LOC143080015 gene encoding uncharacterized protein LOC143080015, translated as MVFGFGIAYVCRRHMFGLFKLQHQRFMSNYSMKECLSKVQDFQFSPYLLNNYTIGTSFSEAIVKPVECVADENGNLRNPESIPEDLMSSYISYRVNFKDLFADGFHMLSDSESLGRIYQLAPLFNFLWKKDYHEKCLRKALQEHRDRKKFTESQISMLLAIHLLSQLVFPSDDPGLTDTSIPLPYIMSNDVPDKVVTCPCGCGRTVFYGNTGIGTTALWYGKPDILVFPNGGVCGLSGSPVNQMSAFHEFKEEEEQLVEEENELSSLRHMKSIRQFSAQAITFSYYQASIQEQNSSNSESFVSLIPTIAISEKGFDVYMYDSVNEIFFRNCGDPLPLWNEQLPANHNATINISSVVTLWMLINHLTLRPAVTPAHVSLFGGSASLGLDNKQIQEIKRTITISKDFPVPNILEKINLTKKKTV; from the exons ATGGTATTTGGCTTTGGCATCGCATATGTGTGTCGACGCCATATGTTTGGTCTGTTCAAGTTACAACATCAACGGTTTATGTCAAATTATTCCATGAAGGAATGTCTTTCAAAAGTACAAGATTTCCAATTTAGTCCATATCTGTTGAATAATTATACAATAGGGACATCATTTTCTGAGGCTATTGTCAAACCTGTCGAGTGTGTGGCTGATGAGAATGGAAATTTGAGGAATCCAGAATCCATTCCAGAAGATTTAATGTCATCCTATATATCTTACAGAGTGAATTTCAAAGACTTGTTTGCAGATGGGTTTCATATGTTAAGCGACAGTGAAAGCCTCGGAAGAATCTATCAACTTGCTCCACTGTTTAATTTTTTGTGGAAAAaag atTACCATGAAAAATGTCTCCGTAAAGCATTACAAGAACATAGAGACAGGAAAAAATTTACAGAGTCGCAAATATCCATGTTGCTGGCAATTCATCTTCTGTCACAACTGGTTTTTCCAAGTGATGATCCAGGTTTAACAGACACTTCTATCCCATTACCATATATAATGTCCAATGATGTTCCTGATAAAGTTGTAACCTGTCCCTGTGGCTGTGGTAGAACAGTATTTTATGGAAATACAGGAATTG GAACTACAGCTTTATGGTATGGAAAGCCAGACATACTAGTGTTTCCAAATGGTGGTGTTTGTGGTCTTTCAGGGTCACCTGTCAATCAAATGTCAGCCTTCCACGAATTCAAAGAAGAAGAGGAACAGCTAGTTGAGGAGGAAAATGAACTTTCATCACTACGACATATGAAAAGTATTCGTCAGTTTTCGGCACAAGCAATTACTTTTTCATATTACCAAGCATCAATCCAAGAACAAAACAGCAGCAACAGTGAAAGCTTTGTATCTCTCATACCAACAATTGCTATAAGTGAAAAAGGTTTTGATGTATATATGTATGATAGtgtgaatgaaatatttttcagAAATTGTGGTGATCCTCTTCCATTATGGAATGAACAATTACCAGCAAACCATAATGCAACAATCAATATATCCTCAGTTGTCACCCTTTGGATGTTGATTAACCATCTCACATTGAGGCCAGCAGTTACCCCAGCCCATGTTTCTTTATTTGGAGGATCAGCTTCACTAGGACTTGATAACAAACAGATACAAGAAATAAAAAGGACTATTACAATCTCAAAGGATTTCCCAGTTCCTAATATACTGGAAAAAATAAATCTTACAAAAAAGAAAACTGTCTGA
- the LOC143078235 gene encoding uncharacterized protein LOC143078235 isoform X1: MMKSFLILLCLLIQLTVINKNTTSRQKIQSYSIVTPHDLQKDGTSMIGLNFLDVVLVFLCFVVSFVVFERYRFNKKMKKQVQLLRRNSVNHDVLISRLSPFLEDSRSRNSGIEMPLRKLNRNIDYLVSDIKSHNSELEKIQTQFTSFKVEWLEQSKLYVNIPESVILSSIEAPQIASELSSLRDYIDDALDKFRIAMESNRSSLDTAKAAVEQLLISEGI, from the exons ATGATGAAAAGCTTCCTTATTCTGTTGTGTCTTCTTATACAACTGACTGTCATCAATAAAAATACTACCTCAAG GCAAAAGATCCAATCTTACAGCATTGTCACACCACATGACCTTCAAAAGGATGGAACAAGTATG ATTGGTTTGAACTTCTTGGACGTAGTATTGGTGTTTTTGTGCTTTGTTGTTTCTTTCGTTGTATTCGAAAGATACAGattcaacaaaaaaatgaagAAGC AAGTTCAACTGTTGAGGAGAAATTCAGTGAACCACGATGTTTTGATCAGTAGATTATCCCCGTTTCTTGAAG acTCTCGAAGCAGAAATTCAGGGATTGAAATGCCTTTGAGAAAACTGAATCGAAATATAGATTATTTAGTCTCGGATATTAAAAGCCACAACAGTGAATTGGAAAAAATTCAAACCCAATTTACAAGTTTCAAAGTAGAATGGCTTGAGCAATCCAAACTGTACGTAAATATACCAGAAAGTGTTATATTATCCAGCATTGAAGCTCCACAGATAGCAAGCGAACTGTCGAGTCTTAGAGATTATAtag acgATGCACTCGACAAATTTAGGATAGCGATGGAGAGCAATCGCTCCTCATTAGATACAGCTAAAGCAGCTGTTGAACAGTTGCTGATATCTGAAG GGATTTGA
- the LOC143078235 gene encoding uncharacterized protein LOC143078235 isoform X2, which yields MKKQVQLLRRNSVNHDVLISRLSPFLEDSRSRNSGIEMPLRKLNRNIDYLVSDIKSHNSELEKIQTQFTSFKVEWLEQSKLYVNIPESVILSSIEAPQIASELSSLRDYIDDALDKFRIAMESNRSSLDTAKAAVEQLLISEGI from the exons atgaagAAGC AAGTTCAACTGTTGAGGAGAAATTCAGTGAACCACGATGTTTTGATCAGTAGATTATCCCCGTTTCTTGAAG acTCTCGAAGCAGAAATTCAGGGATTGAAATGCCTTTGAGAAAACTGAATCGAAATATAGATTATTTAGTCTCGGATATTAAAAGCCACAACAGTGAATTGGAAAAAATTCAAACCCAATTTACAAGTTTCAAAGTAGAATGGCTTGAGCAATCCAAACTGTACGTAAATATACCAGAAAGTGTTATATTATCCAGCATTGAAGCTCCACAGATAGCAAGCGAACTGTCGAGTCTTAGAGATTATAtag acgATGCACTCGACAAATTTAGGATAGCGATGGAGAGCAATCGCTCCTCATTAGATACAGCTAAAGCAGCTGTTGAACAGTTGCTGATATCTGAAG GGATTTGA